The following coding sequences are from one Sphingomonas sp. OV641 window:
- a CDS encoding Lrp/AsnC family transcriptional regulator, producing the protein MDVSILGGDDIDQFDRRIIEVLRSDGRISVTELAQRVGLSKTPCQTRLKRLTDRGFIRGFKAVVDPARLGLGHVAFTEVKLSDTREAALAEFRRGVLAIAEVEECHMIASSFDYLLKIRTRDIRHYRDILGERISTLPHVASTSTFVAMEAIREGGF; encoded by the coding sequence ATGGACGTTTCAATTCTTGGCGGTGACGATATCGACCAGTTCGACCGGCGCATCATCGAGGTGCTGAGGAGCGACGGGCGGATCTCCGTCACCGAACTGGCGCAGCGCGTGGGGCTGTCCAAGACGCCGTGCCAGACCCGACTGAAGCGGCTGACCGACCGCGGTTTCATCCGCGGGTTCAAGGCCGTAGTGGATCCCGCGCGGCTGGGGCTGGGCCATGTCGCCTTCACGGAGGTGAAGCTGTCGGACACCAGGGAGGCGGCACTGGCCGAATTCCGGCGCGGCGTGCTGGCCATCGCGGAAGTGGAGGAATGCCACATGATCGCCAGCAGTTTCGATTACCTGCTGAAGATCCGCACCCGCGACATCCGCCACTACCGCGACATCCTGGGCGAGCGGATCTCGACCCTGCCGCATGTCGCCAGCACCTCCACCTTTGTGGCGATGGAAGCGATCCGCGAGGGCGGCTTCTAG
- a CDS encoding cold-shock protein, whose product MANIGTVKFFNADKGFGFIAPDNGGPDAFVHISAVERAGFITLNQNQRVSYELENDRRGRTSAVSLEAAE is encoded by the coding sequence ATGGCCAACATCGGCACCGTCAAATTCTTCAACGCCGACAAGGGCTTCGGCTTCATCGCGCCGGACAATGGCGGCCCGGACGCCTTTGTGCACATTTCCGCCGTGGAGCGCGCCGGCTTCATCACGCTGAACCAGAACCAGCGCGTCAGCTACGAGCTGGAGAATGATCGTCGCGGCCGCACCAGCGCGGTCTCGCTCGAAGCCGCGGAATAA